The following DNA comes from Bacteroidota bacterium.
GATAGTAGCTTCACGAATGCCTGTATCAAATACGCGGTCTTCGCCGTATTTTTTTTGTAAACCTTCAAGTCCTTGATTTACTCCGCCAATTTTCCCCGAATCTTCACCAAAGATCAGAACTTCAGGATATTTATTCAGAATAGCGTCAAAATTATCCCGTAAAATTTCACGGCCATCACAATCTTTGTTGTCGCCCGGATATTCGATGGCGCTGGATTGTACATTTAAAACCGATAGAGGCGACTGGCTGTAAAGGAATGAATTGTATCGATCGTGATTTTCGATGTTAGATAAATTCAGCCAATCAATCAGTTTTTGTCTGGATGAAAAATTTTCATTGCGTATCAATCGCAACACTTTTTTAGCGTTTCCGACAATATCTTTTCGGGCGGGCTCGGTATCGGCAAGCAGTTGGGCTTTTATTGTTCTGATGTCTCCTGCACAAGCACTTTCCGCGGCAATTTCATCAAATATTGAAGCGACGTCACGTGCTTCACTCAGAATGGGATTAAGGTACGCCGCCCAGGCCGCATTCTTAGCTTGTCTTACAGCTGTTTTTGCATTGTTTTCAATTTGATTTAATTCTTCATCGGTTGCAATCGCGCTTTCAATAATCCATTCCCGCATTTTTTTTATCCCATCAAATTCTTTTTCCCAATCCATGCGTTCTTTCGATTTATAACGCTCATGTGAACCGGATGTGCTGTGGCCCTGAGGCTGTGTAACTTCTTCCACATGGATGAGCACAGGAACATGTTCTTCGCGGCAGATCTTTATCGCTTTTTCATAGGTTTCACAGAGATGGGCATAATCCCATCCTTTGGTTTTGAATATTTCAAATCCTTTCCCGTTCTCATCTCGCTGAAAGCCTTTTAAAATTTCAGAAATACTTTCCTTGGTTGTTTGATATTTTTTGGGAACCGAAATGCCATGGCCGTCATCCCAAACGGAAACAAGCATTGGTATTTGCATTACGCCGGCGGCGTTTATGGTTTCCCAGAACAAACCTTCCGAAGTGCTTGCATCTCCGATGGTTCCGAACGCGACCTCATTACCCTGGTCAGAGAATAGTTTGAATTTACCTGCCTGTAATTCGGGATTTATTTTATAATATTTGGAAGCCATTGCATGGCCGAGTAAACGCGGCATCTGGCTGCCAGTAGGAGAAACATCCGAAGAAGAATTTTTTATTTTCATCAGATCTTTCCATGTTCCGTCCGGGTTAACGCTTTGTGTGCCAAAATGTCCTCCCATCTGACGCCCGGCACTCATGGGCTCTGCGGTTAAATCCGCATGCGCATACAGGCCTGCGAACCATTCCTGTAAAGTAAGATTGCCGGTTGCGAACATAAAGGTTTGATCACGGTAATAGCCAGAACGAAAATCTCCGTCACGAAACACCTTTGCCATTGCTATCTGCGGCACTTCTTTTCCATCACCGAAAATTCCGAATTTTGCTTTTCCGGTAAGAGCCTCTTTGCGACCCATTAAACTCGCTTCGCGGCTTTCATTAACAATCCGGAAATCATCGAGAACTATTTTTTTGAATTGTTCAAACGATAACTCTTCCCGGGTACCTGTCTTTTTATTTTCACCTGTTTGTGCCATAAAACCTTTGTTTTTTTCAGTGTACTACCATACGCACAATTTATACTTATTTAATTCCCGCATAATCTATATATTGCTACGTGTACAAACCTACTAAATCAATCTTCAATTATCAATGTTAAAGGCATTTTGCATGATAATGGGGTGATTTGTGTGTTTTGAAATTTGTGTTTAAAGTATTATATTAGTTATTTGTCGGTAACCCCAAAATCATATGGAAAAAAATTACTTTAAGGTAACTATATTGTTGCTATTAGTCGCTTTTACCGGTGTTTCACAAATAACAATTACAACGGCCGATCTTTTATCTAAAGATGATACTATTCGGATGAGTAACGCTACGGTTAGCGGGATCCCTGATCCGGCGCTTACAGGAACAAACTATACCTGGGATTATTCTTTATTGAACCCAACCATCCAGTACGTTGATACTTTTGTAAAAGTGACTTCAACTCTTTTTGCTTATCAGTTGTATTTTAACAATCCACTTAGTCCGAAATATAAGGCCAACTTTGCTCAAAAGGCGCCGGATTTTAATGCTTTTTCGCAGATTACTCTTGAAAATTCATACAATTTTTTTAAGAACAGTACTGCTGAATATTCCATTGTTGGTTTTGGTTCAACAATCAACAGTGTTCCAATGTCAGTGAAATATGATTCTGTAGATGTGGTTTATAAGTTTCCGATAAATTACGGCAATAAGGATTCCACCATTTCTAAATATGTGTTTTCGATTCCCGGGATCGGTTATTTCGGACAGCGTAAAAAGCGCGTTAATGAAGTAGAAGGATGGGGGACAGTTAAAACTCCCTATGGTACATTCCCGGCACTTAAGGTTAAATCAACATTGTATATTACTGATACTATCTATTATTCAACATTAAGTTTTGGTCTTTCATTGCCCTTGCCAAAGCAATATGAATACAAGTGGTTAGCGGCTGGCAAAAGGGTCCCTGTATTGGAAATTGATGTCACAGGATCTGCAAATACACGCGTCGCTTATCGTGATAGTATTCGTCCGGGAGTTCCAAAAGTCGGCATTAATGAATTAACAGAGAGTAGTAATTTTTTGGTGTACCCCAATCCGGCCAATGAAAGTGTAACTGTAAATTATATCCTGGCTGAGGCTTGTTCTGTAAGGCTCGACCTGATTGATGTATATGGCAGATCAATACAAATACTTCTTGACGATAAAAAACAAGCCGGACCGTATTCATACCTGTTTAATGTAAAGGAAGCGGATATCGCTAAAGGGATATATTTCACGAGGCTTACGATCAATGGAGTATCTTTGGTAAATAAATTGATTGTGCAATAACTGTTTTTGTAAGTCATTAATTCTATATATATAGCGATTACCAAAATATCTTAGCTACAATGAAAAAATCTATACTCTTTTTACTTATTTCAACATCAGCTATCATTGCCCCCGCCCAATGCATTTCATTTACTGAGAATAGTTTTGAGAATTGGGTAATTGAAAACGATACAACGATGTTTGGCCAGCCATTTGTTTATGAGCATCCAAAAGATACCTGGTTCTCCATGGCAGATGTATTTGGCTTTTTATTTTCAGGTACAGGAACTCCTGTCTTGAATAAAACAACTGATAAGAACAGCGGAAGTTACGCGATGAAAATGATCGCGACAAAGGATAATGACGGGGATCTTATAGGACTTGGAGCAATGACTTCCCGTCCCAAAAAGATCACCGGATATTTTAAATATAATGGAGGTGCTTCCGACTCGTTGTCTGTATTTGCGTACCTGGTTAATGGCTCATCGGAGGATTTTATTTTTGGAGGTGATACAAGTCAGGCATTAGCGAGTGCTATAATGTTGCAAAAATCATCAGTAAGTACGTATACCAAGTTTAGTATTGATTTTAAATACAAATCGGCCGCAATTCCCGATTCGTTCGCTATAATGATGGTTTTGAATAATCACAATACAGGCGGTATTAACGCATGGTTTGATGATATATGTTTTGAGGGAGTTACAGGTATTGAGGAAAGTGAGTTTATAAGCAACCTGCGGTTTTTTAATCCGGGAAATGATAGATTTCAGCTTTCAATGAGTTTCGAAAGGCCACTGGAAAATTTTCAGGCACATATATTCGATCTTTCCGGTCGCGAAGTGTTTGGTAAAGTGCTGAATAATGGAGCCAAAACCGAATTTATGGATGAATTTGATCTCGCCGGATTAAATTCGGGAATTTACCTGTTGCAGCTACAGAATGGCGAATTGATTATCAGCAGGAAGTTTCACATACAATAATCCAATCCTATTTCACCTCAAATTCCAGCATCTTTTCACCTTCAATAAAGGCTTCCAGTTTATCGCCGATCTTTACAGGGCCAACACCTTCAGGCGTTCCGGTAAAGATCATGTCGCCCTGGCGGAGTGTTACAAAGGTGGATACATAAGCAATAATATTATCGAACGAAGTCAGGAGGTCGGCTGTATTGCCCTTTTGAACGGTTGTTTCGTTAATATTTAAATGGAAATTAATATTGTTTATGTCACCGAATTTTTTTTTAGGTAAAAATTTTCCTACCGGAGCGGAGCTGTCGAATGCCTTTGCTTTTTCCCATGGGTGGCCTTTTTCTTTGCATTTGGCCTGCAGGTCGCGGGCTGTAAAATCAATACCAATACCAATCTCATCGTAATAATTTTTGGCGAAATCAGCATCAATATATTTACCTGTTTTCGAGATCTTTAATACCAGCTCAACTTCATGATGTATCTCTTTCGAAAATGAAGGATGATAAAAGGGTTTATTGTCGACGACAAGCGCAGTATCTGGTTTCATAAAGAATACAGGTTCTGCGTCTGTTTTAAATGATTGCATTTCTTTAATGTGATTGGCGTAGTTTAAGCCGATGCAGATGATTTTCATGTTGTCGGTTATTGGTTGTCAGTTGTTGGTTTGTTGGATCAACAACCAACAACTAATTAGTTTTACTGCTCACTCCCCGTAAACGAATCTGAGTAATGATCTTTTTTGTATACAATGGGAAATCTCCGTTCATCATCCATTGATAATACGACGGTTCTGTTTTAAAAATAACTTCCACCGATTTTCCAGTATGTTTTCCGAAATTGAAAACTTCAACGCCTTCTTTATTGTAAATTATTCTTCCAGCCAGGTCAACTGCGGAATTTTGCATGGAAAAATCGTGCAGGAAGGCAGCATCATTTTTCAGGTCGGGATATTTATCAAGCTGCGCTTCCAGTATTTCCTGTGTTGCAATGATATCTGCTTCGGCACTATGAGCGTTCTCCAAGTCTTTTTTGCAGTAAAATTTATAGGCGGCGGAAAGTGTTCGCTGCTCTTTTTTGTGAAAAATATTTTGCACATCAATGCATTTACGCCCGGCCATTTCAAAATCGATTTCGGCACGCAAAAATTCTTCAACTAATAATGGTATGTCGAATTTGTTTGAGTTATATCCTGCCAGGTCACATCCTTCCAGGAAGGTGTTTAGTTCACGCGCAACGGATTTAAAGGTCGGACAATCTTTAACATCTTCATCCTTTATACCATGTATAGCGCTGGATTGAGGCGGTATCGGGATGGTAGGATTTATTTTTTTTGTTTTAATATCTTTTGATCCGTCCGGGTTGATTTTTAGTATGGAGATCTCTACAATACGATCGGAGGCTACATTTACTCCTGTAGTTTCCAGATCAAAAAAGGCGATTGGCCGTGTCAGATTTAATTGCACAAGATGAATTATTTAGGGTTAGGATCTTTAGTTAACTGGAAGTCCTGCTTTTGTTCAGGAAGGAAAGGAACGTCAGTGATAGTAAGGATCAGGTTGTAATCCTGGTAGCCATCAGCTTTTACTGTAAGGGTATATTTTCCGGGTGTGAGTGCCATAACATATTTACCGGTCGATTTTACGGGTGTGAATTTCTGTGTTTCTTTCGAATCTATTTTAACAGCTATGATCTGTTTTTTAATATAGGGACTCAGCGTATCTGTTGTTGTAACATAACCGCTTACAATACTATACCTGTTCTTCCCTTTGTTGAATTTTATTTTGTAAAGGTCCAGGTCACCACTGCCTCCCTCTCTTGAGGCAGAAATATAGGCGTAACAGCTGTCGTTTGTAAATGATATACTCAGATCATCGTCAGGTGTATTAAGGGGATACCCCAGGTTTTGAGGATACGACCATGTATTGGTTTCGGTATTGTAAACCGATTTGAAAATGTCAAACCCGCCCATTGACGAATGCCCCTGTGAAGCGAAGTAAAGTGTTTTGCAATCAGCGCTGATGTGCGGATAGTCCTCTTTGTATTTGGTGTTGATCTGGTTGCCAAAAATTTGCGGCAGAGCCCAATTCCCATTCGGTAATTTTTTTATCATGTAGAGGTCGGTTTCCCCAAATCCGTCTCCGCGCTTGCTGGCAAAAACCACTACATCCCTATCAGGCGTGGTGGTTCCGGAAGTTTCAAACCCCGAATTTACATCGGGACCGAACTTTACAAGTCTGGAGAACAAATTTTTATTGTTCTCTGAAAAATAAATATTTCCAACAGTATCAACATGGTCAATATAAACCACCATTGTTTTTCCGTTTGCCGTAATATCAACGGCCTGTTCATCAAACCTGGTGTTTACCTGTACTCCGATGTCCTTTGGTTTTTGCCAAACGCCGTCTTTCGGGAGTGAAATGAATATATCTGAAGCGTAATACCCGTCTATTTCAGGTTCGCCGGCTCCTTTGGGCCGCCTTGTGGTGAAGATCATGTATGATTCGTCTGCAGGAATAAGCGGATTATAATCAGGAAATTCAGTGTTGATCTGTTTGCCAAGATTTATAAAGTTTACATCCAGCGGATATTTAATAAGTTCTTTGGCGTTATTGCAGGTTTCGATCTGGCGCCTGGCTTGTTCCGTCAAATCGCCCCTGGAATTGGTCATGCATTTTTCATAAGCGGTTATAGCTTCGTCAAAACGATAAGCATACTGATACGCTTTTCCAAGCTGAAAAATATTTTCTTCATCAGGATGATTGGGTACGGCGCAAACAAATTCAATGAAAGGAATTGCAGCGGCTTTATTGATATTTGTATTGAGGTAACACAAGGCGGTCTTAAGGTTATAGTCAACATTTTTTGGTTGTTGTTTCACAAGCTCTTTGTAGATCGGCAGAGCCATTATGTAATTTTTGTGGGAGAAGTGTTCTTTTGCCAGGGCAGGATCTGCGGTCTTACGGTTTTGAGCAAGAGAAAAAGGAAGTAAAAAAAGAGAAAAGAGAAAGCAGAGAATAAAGTGTTTTATTTTCACGGGGTTTATCACTGAATAATTGAAACCGGGATAAAAGTAAAGAAAAATGCTATAATGTTATAATACAAATACAAAAGGGGCATCAGGGGGTTTTGATCAATAAAAAGTTTTTTCTTACTTCCGGTTGAAAAGAACCTTTGCCAGGTATTGTAATATTTTCTGTTAAGGTTGCAAATCCTTTTCCTTCAATAGAAACGCTGTATCTTCCCGGCTCCAGTGCCATTACATATTTTCCGCTTGCAGGTATTGGCGTATAGCGGAATTCTTCTTTGGTTGAAAGATTAATTGCCGTAATCAGAAGGTCGTTTTTGGGAGCCAGGCTGTCACTTAAATTAACAAAGCCCGAAACTAATGTATAAAGTTGATCAGAATCATTAAAGCGCAGCCGCCAGATGTCGAGGTCTCCCATTCCCCCTGGTCGGGAGATTGACATATATGCAAATCTTTCTTTTTCAGTGAATGAAATGGTGTAGTTGTCATCACTAGTGTTAATGGGGTAACCCAGGTTTTTTGGTTCTGTCCAGGTATTATTTTCATTATTGTAAACGGATTTGAATATGTCGTACCCGCCCATGCTGGAGTGGCCCTGTGAAGTGAAATATAAGGTTTGTCCATCCTCAGAAAAGTGGGGAAAGTCTTCGTTGTACTGCGTGTTAATGGTTTTGCCCAGGTTTTGAGGTGTGGCCCATTGTCCGTTGGGTAGTTTTTTAGCCATATACAGATCTGTTCCCCCGAGTCCTCCGGAACGTTCACTTGTAAAAAAAATGATCTGTCCGTTATCACTTACACATCCGGAAGTTTCAAATCCTGAATTAACATTATTATTTAATTTAGAAAGTTTGTGAAATTTACCATTCACATAATTCGAAACATAAATATTACCGAGGCTGTCTATATGATCGATATATACAGTCATGCTTGAGCCATCAGGTGAAAGTCCTACAGTTTGTTCGTCAAAGGGGGTATTCACGGGTCCGCCGATGTTTGTTGCTTTTACCCAGTTGCCATCCTTTACAGTTGACATATAAATATCCGAAGGATACAACCCATCCATTTCAAGCACACTGCTTTTGCCGCCTTTTCTTCTGCTTGTGAACACCATAAACGATTCGTTTTGAGTTGCAAACGGGTAATAGTCGGCAAACTCCGAGTTTAAATCCTTTCCAAGATTTTCGAATGTTACATTCAACGGAAATTTTACAAATTGTTTTCCATTATAACAGGTTTCAATAGCGTGGTCGGCCCGTTGAATGTCTTTTTTTGAGGCTTTTTCTTTGTATGTTGAATAAGCTTTGATCGCATCATCGAAACGATTGGCATACTGATAAGCATTGCCGAGGTAAAACCAGGCTTCATTATCACCTTTTCCTTTTTTTGTGATCTTCTCCAGGTATTGTATAGCCTGGGTTTTATCAAGGTGTGTATTCAGATAACAGAGTGCCACTTTGTAATTATAATCAATATCATCCGGATCGCGTTTAAGCAATTCTTTGTATGAGCGCAATGCTGTCAGATAATTGTGATGCTCAAAATGTTCATTGGCTTCACGCGGGTCAAGGAATGGACCACCCGGCTTTTGTGCGTAGGCATTACAGGTCATTATAACCACCAAAAGGAGGGAGGAAAACGATCTTATACTATTGTTAATTGTCCGTGTCATGGGTTGTAATGCCAATTGTGCAATAATATTGCCAAAATACATAAGATACACCAGGCGAGAAAAAATAGTACTCCTGAAATTAAACAAAATCATTTTGTTCCAATGATCTTCAGTTCCACGCGCCTGTTTTTTTGCATGCCTTCAGCGCTATCGTTGTCCGCAATAGGTTTAGTTGAACCATAACCCAGCGGAACCAGGCGTTTTTTGTCGATACCTTTATAATAGTATGGTGCAATATAATAGCTTCTTTCATTTTCTACCAGGTAGTTAACTACAGATTGCGCACGGGCTTGGGATAAACGCAGGTTGACATCCTCGCTTCCGGAATTGTCGGTATGGCCGGATATTTCGATCCTTATTGCGGGGTTCTGGCTTAAAATATCATATACTTTTTCCAATTCTGTTTTCGATTCCTTGGTTAATGTGGCTAATCCTGTATCAAAGAAAACGTTATTTAAAACTATTGTGGATCCGGCGGTAACTTTTTCCAACTGCACGTTACGTTTGATCTCGGAAAAGTCAGCTTGTTTTGGAATATCAATATTTTCAGAATGAAATAAATATCCAATTACTTCAAAAGACATATTGTAGTTTTTTCCGCTCTCCAGTGAAGCGTAATACAGACCCGAATCGTTCAGGGCCTGGTATGTTTTTACGATCTGACCCGTTGCATTGTCTTTAATGATAACTTTTACATCGGACAAGGATTTTCCTTCGGCGTTCTTTACTACTCCGCTTACAGATATGTAGCCCGACTTTTTGGTCTCGAAATTCATCAGGTTCAACCGGACTTCCCGCTTAAGTTCCTGATAAGCGCTTCCCGGTTCAATTTTTATTGTTTCAGTTGAGGGTAGATAATCATCGGCTTCGTACTTTATCGTATACGTTTTACCATGTGGCCCGGAATTAAGCACCATAAGGTATTTGCCTGTTTTAACGTTAGGTTTGATGTCCTGTACAACCTCCCCGGTTTCATCATCTGTAGCGGTGATCATAACACCGCGTGGGATTTTAGCAGTGCTTCCGTCAAAAGTTAAATAACCAACCAATAAAGTAACAGGGTCAACCACACTTGAAGCAAGTGTCATTTTAAAGAGATCCTTTTCGCCGATCGAGCCTTCTCTTTCAGATGAAAAATAAGCCCGTCGCCCATCAGTAGACAAAACATAATAGATGTCGTCACCTGTAGTGTTAATAGGATAACCCAGATTTACTGGTTTTGACCATTTCATATTTGTCCGCTTTTTGCCGGCTTCTTCAGTTTTGACCGAATAGAAAATATCGAATCCTCCCATACTTTTAGGACCGTTGCTGCTGTAAAAGAGGGTAACACCATCCGGGTGGATGAAGGGAGCATCTTCATCAAACTCAGTGTTTATTGTCGGGCCCAGGTTTGTAGCAAGACTCCAGCTTCCGTTCGGCAGCTTAACGCATTTGTATATGTCACGACCTCCGTATCCTCCCGGGCG
Coding sequences within:
- a CDS encoding transketolase encodes the protein MAQTGENKKTGTREELSFEQFKKIVLDDFRIVNESREASLMGRKEALTGKAKFGIFGDGKEVPQIAMAKVFRDGDFRSGYYRDQTFMFATGNLTLQEWFAGLYAHADLTAEPMSAGRQMGGHFGTQSVNPDGTWKDLMKIKNSSSDVSPTGSQMPRLLGHAMASKYYKINPELQAGKFKLFSDQGNEVAFGTIGDASTSEGLFWETINAAGVMQIPMLVSVWDDGHGISVPKKYQTTKESISEILKGFQRDENGKGFEIFKTKGWDYAHLCETYEKAIKICREEHVPVLIHVEEVTQPQGHSTSGSHERYKSKERMDWEKEFDGIKKMREWIIESAIATDEELNQIENNAKTAVRQAKNAAWAAYLNPILSEARDVASIFDEIAAESACAGDIRTIKAQLLADTEPARKDIVGNAKKVLRLIRNENFSSRQKLIDWLNLSNIENHDRYNSFLYSQSPLSVLNVQSSAIEYPGDNKDCDGREILRDNFDAILNKYPEVLIFGEDSGKIGGVNQGLEGLQKKYGEDRVFDTGIREATIIGQAIGMAMRGLRPIAEIQYLDYLLYALQIMSDDLATIQYRTKGRQKAPVIIRTRGHRFEGVWHSGSPMGMIIHALRGMHVCVPRNMTQAAAFYNTLLQSDEPGIVIEPLNAYRLKEQVPSNFGEFKIALGIPEVIYEGTDVTVITYGSCCRVALEAAALLKEVDITVEIIDVRTLLPFDIHNTLVESLKKTNRVVFLDEDVPGGASAYMMQKVLEDQGGYQYLDSTPHTLTAKEHRPPYGSDGSYFSKPSADDVFDSVYNIMHELDPGKFPAIY
- a CDS encoding T9SS type A sorting domain-containing protein, translating into MEKNYFKVTILLLLVAFTGVSQITITTADLLSKDDTIRMSNATVSGIPDPALTGTNYTWDYSLLNPTIQYVDTFVKVTSTLFAYQLYFNNPLSPKYKANFAQKAPDFNAFSQITLENSYNFFKNSTAEYSIVGFGSTINSVPMSVKYDSVDVVYKFPINYGNKDSTISKYVFSIPGIGYFGQRKKRVNEVEGWGTVKTPYGTFPALKVKSTLYITDTIYYSTLSFGLSLPLPKQYEYKWLAAGKRVPVLEIDVTGSANTRVAYRDSIRPGVPKVGINELTESSNFLVYPNPANESVTVNYILAEACSVRLDLIDVYGRSIQILLDDKKQAGPYSYLFNVKEADIAKGIYFTRLTINGVSLVNKLIVQ
- a CDS encoding T9SS type A sorting domain-containing protein — its product is MKKSILFLLISTSAIIAPAQCISFTENSFENWVIENDTTMFGQPFVYEHPKDTWFSMADVFGFLFSGTGTPVLNKTTDKNSGSYAMKMIATKDNDGDLIGLGAMTSRPKKITGYFKYNGGASDSLSVFAYLVNGSSEDFIFGGDTSQALASAIMLQKSSVSTYTKFSIDFKYKSAAIPDSFAIMMVLNNHNTGGINAWFDDICFEGVTGIEESEFISNLRFFNPGNDRFQLSMSFERPLENFQAHIFDLSGREVFGKVLNNGAKTEFMDEFDLAGLNSGIYLLQLQNGELIISRKFHIQ
- a CDS encoding fumarylacetoacetate hydrolase family protein, encoding MKIICIGLNYANHIKEMQSFKTDAEPVFFMKPDTALVVDNKPFYHPSFSKEIHHEVELVLKISKTGKYIDADFAKNYYDEIGIGIDFTARDLQAKCKEKGHPWEKAKAFDSSAPVGKFLPKKKFGDINNINFHLNINETTVQKGNTADLLTSFDNIIAYVSTFVTLRQGDMIFTGTPEGVGPVKIGDKLEAFIEGEKMLEFEVK
- a CDS encoding 3'-5' exonuclease codes for the protein MQLNLTRPIAFFDLETTGVNVASDRIVEISILKINPDGSKDIKTKKINPTIPIPPQSSAIHGIKDEDVKDCPTFKSVARELNTFLEGCDLAGYNSNKFDIPLLVEEFLRAEIDFEMAGRKCIDVQNIFHKKEQRTLSAAYKFYCKKDLENAHSAEADIIATQEILEAQLDKYPDLKNDAAFLHDFSMQNSAVDLAGRIIYNKEGVEVFNFGKHTGKSVEVIFKTEPSYYQWMMNGDFPLYTKKIITQIRLRGVSSKTN
- a CDS encoding PD40 domain-containing protein, which encodes MALPIYKELVKQQPKNVDYNLKTALCYLNTNINKAAAIPFIEFVCAVPNHPDEENIFQLGKAYQYAYRFDEAITAYEKCMTNSRGDLTEQARRQIETCNNAKELIKYPLDVNFINLGKQINTEFPDYNPLIPADESYMIFTTRRPKGAGEPEIDGYYASDIFISLPKDGVWQKPKDIGVQVNTRFDEQAVDITANGKTMVVYIDHVDTVGNIYFSENNKNLFSRLVKFGPDVNSGFETSGTTTPDRDVVVFASKRGDGFGETDLYMIKKLPNGNWALPQIFGNQINTKYKEDYPHISADCKTLYFASQGHSSMGGFDIFKSVYNTETNTWSYPQNLGYPLNTPDDDLSISFTNDSCYAYISASREGGSGDLDLYKIKFNKGKNRYSIVSGYVTTTDTLSPYIKKQIIAVKIDSKETQKFTPVKSTGKYVMALTPGKYTLTVKADGYQDYNLILTITDVPFLPEQKQDFQLTKDPNPK
- a CDS encoding PD40 domain-containing protein; the protein is MTRTINNSIRSFSSLLLVVIMTCNAYAQKPGGPFLDPREANEHFEHHNYLTALRSYKELLKRDPDDIDYNYKVALCYLNTHLDKTQAIQYLEKITKKGKGDNEAWFYLGNAYQYANRFDDAIKAYSTYKEKASKKDIQRADHAIETCYNGKQFVKFPLNVTFENLGKDLNSEFADYYPFATQNESFMVFTSRRKGGKSSVLEMDGLYPSDIYMSTVKDGNWVKATNIGGPVNTPFDEQTVGLSPDGSSMTVYIDHIDSLGNIYVSNYVNGKFHKLSKLNNNVNSGFETSGCVSDNGQIIFFTSERSGGLGGTDLYMAKKLPNGQWATPQNLGKTINTQYNEDFPHFSEDGQTLYFTSQGHSSMGGYDIFKSVYNNENNTWTEPKNLGYPINTSDDNYTISFTEKERFAYMSISRPGGMGDLDIWRLRFNDSDQLYTLVSGFVNLSDSLAPKNDLLITAINLSTKEEFRYTPIPASGKYVMALEPGRYSVSIEGKGFATLTENITIPGKGSFQPEVRKNFLLIKTP
- a CDS encoding PD40 domain-containing protein — encoded protein: MIKQVLKSYTLPLLVILFCHNVSTNAQDKNLFKKYFNEGDKLFLEKNYNEAINSYLNAFKLDSNNANMRYKLGLAYMHSPNQKDKSIKYLLKASKNTTEHYHEYDASEDKAPLMVHYYLGLAYQLNYQFDQAGLKFQYCVDLFNDKKMPKELKLHIDQCNSGTTLLKNKVDIKIENMGPIFNTIYPDYCPVINADESTLIFTSRRPGGITDDKTPDGQYFEDIYISYKFSDGNWSKPKLISRYINSDESDAAIGLSADGTQLFIFNNENGGDIYYSNYDGNSWSIGLPVGSDINTKHWETHACVSADNQHLYFVSDRPGGYGGRDIYKCVKLPNGSWSLATNLGPTINTEFDEDAPFIHPDGVTLFYSSNGPKSMGGFDIFYSVKTEEAGKKRTNMKWSKPVNLGYPINTTGDDIYYVLSTDGRRAYFSSEREGSIGEKDLFKMTLASSVVDPVTLLVGYLTFDGSTAKIPRGVMITATDDETGEVVQDIKPNVKTGKYLMVLNSGPHGKTYTIKYEADDYLPSTETIKIEPGSAYQELKREVRLNLMNFETKKSGYISVSGVVKNAEGKSLSDVKVIIKDNATGQIVKTYQALNDSGLYYASLESGKNYNMSFEVIGYLFHSENIDIPKQADFSEIKRNVQLEKVTAGSTIVLNNVFFDTGLATLTKESKTELEKVYDILSQNPAIRIEISGHTDNSGSEDVNLRLSQARAQSVVNYLVENERSYYIAPYYYKGIDKKRLVPLGYGSTKPIADNDSAEGMQKNRRVELKIIGTK